From the genome of Thermogutta terrifontis, one region includes:
- a CDS encoding 5-formyltetrahydrofolate cyclo-ligase — protein sequence MEPLQEILARKQELRRRLRAVQSSVPQEWIEAASRLVVSQLKSFPPFRAANTVMCFVSLPREVCTHELLQEMRREAKNVVIPWCESTELRLFRFRNFDELVPGTLGILEPAEWFRTAVDRVATPEELDVVLVPGLGFDRRGGRLGRGKGYYDRFLKQLSPRVPKVGLAFEWQLVEEIPMLPHDIRMDWIVTEKNIYSCH from the coding sequence ATGGAACCACTCCAAGAAATTCTGGCGAGGAAACAGGAGCTTCGCCGACGACTGCGAGCCGTGCAATCCAGCGTCCCCCAAGAATGGATTGAGGCGGCTTCTCGGCTTGTGGTGAGCCAGTTGAAATCCTTTCCGCCGTTTCGGGCCGCGAACACGGTCATGTGCTTTGTCAGCCTTCCGCGGGAGGTGTGCACCCATGAGTTGCTCCAGGAAATGCGGCGCGAGGCCAAGAACGTTGTGATCCCGTGGTGCGAGAGCACGGAACTCCGATTGTTTCGATTCCGCAACTTCGACGAACTCGTCCCCGGCACGCTTGGTATTTTGGAGCCTGCCGAGTGGTTTCGCACGGCCGTCGATCGCGTGGCAACACCGGAGGAACTGGACGTTGTGCTTGTACCGGGACTCGGTTTCGATCGTCGGGGCGGACGGCTGGGACGGGGAAAAGGGTATTACGACCGCTTTCTCAAACAACTTTCACCGCGTGTTCCCAAGGTCGGGCTGGCTTTTGAATGGCAACTCGTGGAAGAAATTCCCATGCTTCCGCATGATATTCGCATGGACTGGATTGTTACGGAGAAGAATATTTACTCGTGTCACTGA
- the flgL gene encoding flagellar hook-associated protein FlgL — translation MSGVSGVPTTRITDLFVRQRLLQQMQADQKDIFELQTQLSTGHRFSVPSADPIASLRVIELQRLLEQKSQVKSNLATTQSYLAASDTALSRVSEIVAEARANALGVLGTTATDAQRAAAAQQIQQAIQQLLDAANQKFRGRYLFAGTATDTRPFTRVGNNLILYQGNEGVLKSYVDTDLLFDNNVPGSAIFGAVSQVVQGSADLRPRLRFDTPLGDLHNGAGIALGSIAISDGTTTAIVDLSSAHTIGDVALLIKHNAANIPLNVEVTATGLKIQLASSTGDLTIRDVGSGTTAKQLGIFREIGVGTSPIVGSDLQPRLRNTTRLSDLLGTPARAVLRFQGSDNDLILEADRNGDALNGVKIRLVDDPLVTVGNELIEYDAVNKELTIRIDETHTKAEDVVAAINDAYSAGVIPFYALLDITDRGEFPGQGLVFPTPPGEWAAVTEGGSGEDFDRNSGLQITNGGRTFVVDFSDAYTIEDVINKLNNPEYGLIAEINNSGRGINIRSRVSGADFAIGENGGKTATQLGVRTLTGSTRLSELNFGRGVHDYQEVGQTAQVIFNPIGANNALILQARVPGAEWNGYKLRFFDTGGPPGSETISFDPVQKEIAIGIVPGSTTAQKIVELFAATPGARDYFDLRLADENGANNGSGLLSIGEVQTSGGSAGGVDFVITRADGVKLEIDIAGAQTLQDIIDRINNHPSNPPRAPGEPPLLTARLAKYGNGIELVDESVGPGVLTVERTKLSTAAIDLGLIPPGAERSTATNAGSRGQVVVNSPGTNNDLIIRTRGSTSEANGYRVIVEDSGGTPASFSFDPTSKTLRFKIQPGVTTASELIQLFQADPVAPQMFEMVLDGQDGNDGSGTVALTDPQNPPTVDGGEGARLTGRDVHPLETEGIFTALVRLHRALIENDVSEAQRAVDLLDQSVLNLNFARAELGAKQQGLDILAQRLEDENLQLQTALSSDYDADLAEVISSLVAKQSAYQAALQATARIFRMTLLDYI, via the coding sequence ATGAGCGGCGTTAGTGGTGTTCCCACCACCCGAATCACCGATTTATTCGTCCGCCAGCGTCTCCTGCAGCAGATGCAGGCGGATCAGAAGGATATTTTTGAACTTCAGACCCAACTGAGCACAGGCCATCGGTTCAGTGTTCCCAGTGCTGATCCGATTGCCTCTTTGCGGGTCATCGAACTGCAAAGACTTCTGGAGCAGAAAAGTCAGGTCAAGTCCAATCTCGCCACCACGCAGTCGTACCTGGCTGCTTCGGATACGGCTCTCAGCCGGGTTTCAGAAATTGTGGCCGAGGCACGAGCCAATGCCTTGGGCGTGCTCGGCACGACGGCCACCGACGCCCAGCGGGCAGCTGCGGCTCAGCAAATTCAGCAGGCCATTCAGCAGCTTTTGGATGCAGCCAACCAAAAATTCCGCGGACGCTATCTTTTTGCGGGCACAGCCACCGATACAAGACCATTTACACGGGTTGGAAATAACCTTATTCTCTACCAGGGGAATGAGGGTGTCCTAAAATCCTATGTTGATACGGATCTTTTATTCGACAACAATGTTCCTGGCAGTGCGATATTCGGCGCGGTCTCTCAGGTTGTGCAGGGCAGCGCCGATCTCCGTCCGCGGTTGCGGTTCGATACACCGCTTGGCGACCTGCATAACGGGGCGGGTATCGCACTGGGAAGCATCGCCATCTCTGATGGAACCACAACAGCGATCGTCGATCTGAGCAGCGCGCACACAATTGGGGATGTCGCGCTGCTTATTAAACATAATGCGGCGAATATTCCCCTGAATGTAGAGGTGACGGCCACGGGTTTAAAAATCCAGCTTGCCTCCAGCACGGGCGACCTGACCATCCGTGATGTGGGCAGCGGGACCACGGCCAAGCAACTGGGAATCTTTCGCGAGATCGGCGTCGGAACATCGCCAATTGTGGGTAGCGATCTTCAGCCGCGTCTGAGGAACACGACGCGGCTGAGCGATCTACTGGGCACACCGGCGCGGGCCGTTTTGCGTTTTCAGGGAAGTGACAACGACCTCATTCTGGAGGCGGACCGCAACGGCGACGCCTTAAACGGCGTGAAAATACGCCTTGTCGATGATCCCCTGGTCACCGTGGGAAACGAATTGATCGAATATGACGCCGTCAATAAAGAACTCACGATTCGCATCGACGAAACGCACACCAAAGCGGAGGATGTTGTCGCGGCGATCAATGACGCTTATTCAGCCGGTGTGATTCCTTTCTATGCGTTGCTGGATATCACGGATCGGGGCGAATTTCCGGGCCAGGGGTTGGTTTTCCCCACGCCACCGGGCGAATGGGCTGCCGTTACAGAAGGGGGCAGCGGCGAGGATTTTGACCGGAATTCGGGCCTGCAAATTACCAATGGCGGGCGAACCTTTGTTGTTGACTTTTCAGACGCCTACACAATTGAAGATGTAATAAATAAACTGAATAATCCCGAGTATGGATTGATAGCTGAAATTAATAACTCGGGACGGGGGATCAATATCCGATCCCGGGTCAGCGGTGCCGATTTCGCGATTGGAGAGAATGGCGGGAAAACAGCCACCCAACTGGGCGTGCGCACGTTAACCGGGTCCACCCGATTGAGCGAGCTGAACTTTGGACGCGGAGTACACGATTATCAGGAGGTAGGGCAAACTGCGCAGGTTATCTTTAATCCCATTGGCGCGAATAACGCTTTGATATTGCAGGCCAGGGTCCCGGGAGCGGAATGGAATGGATACAAACTGCGTTTCTTCGACACAGGTGGGCCGCCCGGTTCAGAAACGATCAGTTTTGACCCGGTTCAAAAAGAGATCGCGATCGGGATAGTTCCCGGGAGTACAACCGCCCAAAAGATTGTCGAGCTGTTCGCCGCAACGCCTGGCGCGCGGGATTATTTCGATCTCCGGCTTGCCGACGAGAACGGCGCGAATAACGGTTCCGGGCTGTTGAGTATTGGGGAGGTACAGACGAGCGGCGGGAGCGCCGGGGGTGTCGATTTTGTCATCACGCGGGCTGACGGCGTCAAGCTGGAAATTGATATCGCCGGCGCGCAGACGCTCCAGGATATCATCGATCGAATTAATAACCATCCGAGTAATCCACCGCGGGCACCGGGCGAGCCACCCTTGCTGACTGCCCGTCTGGCCAAATATGGCAATGGCATCGAATTGGTGGATGAAAGTGTCGGTCCCGGCGTTCTTACCGTGGAACGGACAAAGTTGAGCACAGCCGCCATCGATTTGGGGCTGATTCCGCCCGGAGCCGAAAGGAGTACGGCCACGAACGCGGGAAGTCGTGGTCAGGTCGTGGTCAATTCGCCGGGAACCAACAACGATTTGATCATTCGTACGCGCGGCTCAACTTCCGAAGCCAACGGGTATCGCGTGATCGTTGAGGACTCTGGCGGCACGCCGGCAAGTTTCAGTTTTGATCCCACTTCAAAGACACTGCGATTTAAGATCCAGCCGGGTGTCACCACGGCCAGCGAACTCATCCAGCTCTTTCAGGCCGATCCGGTCGCACCCCAGATGTTTGAAATGGTCCTCGATGGCCAGGATGGAAATGACGGAAGCGGCACCGTGGCCCTGACCGATCCTCAGAATCCTCCGACTGTCGACGGGGGTGAGGGAGCACGGTTGACCGGGCGGGACGTTCATCCACTTGAAACGGAGGGCATTTTCACCGCCCTCGTGCGGCTTCACAGGGCTCTCATTGAGAACGATGTGAGCGAAGCCCAGCGGGCTGTGGATTTACTCGATCAGTCTGTTCTTAATCTGAATTTTGCCCGGGCGGAACTGGGCGCCAAGCAGCAGGGCCTGGATATTCTTGCCCAGAGGTTGGAAGACGAAAACCTCCAGCTTCAAACAGCTCTTTCCTCGGATTACGATGCCGATCTGGCAGAGGTGATTTCCTCGCTGGTGGCCAAGCAATCGGCGTATCAGGCCGCGCTTCAGGCTACCGCACGAATTTTCCGCATGACCTTGCTGGACTATATTTAA
- the flgK gene encoding flagellar hook-associated protein FlgK: MSLFSAIRMASNTLRADQIALQVAGQNIANAETPGYIREEVILKPAPIQKLGGLPMGLGVEVAAVIQKIDHFLEERLRASVSDRAGAEVREQTFHQLEGLIGELNETDLSSDLTRFFASISEILNQPESTSARNLAVLQGQTLTQNIRRLYERVNQVRSDLNSRVDDIADRINKLIEDIRRLNIRIAETEGGDVSQSDAVGLRDQRLQDLEELASLIDIRVEEQPSGGVAVYSGGFFLVYEGTARQVSVARRSDRGLAISEIRLDETNSPLEVNSGELHGLLVARDSILGGFLDQLNEFSAALISGFNQLFSSGQGLTGFSTVTSTNAVVASDIPLDSAGLPFPPRNGSFQIQLYNTQTGTIRTYTIRVDLLGHTPKTTLQDIADQINAIDGLSASIDAGGRLTIRSTSSDQVFAFANDTSGLLAGLGINTFFTGSNAGNIGINPVVASDPSKFAASRGGIGADTQLAEELAGFGDKPLDDYGGLSLHELYDRMVAEVTQGSAIAKAEADSARTFENTLRGQKLAVSGVNLDEEVVKLIAYQRQFQVSARFIKTLNDLIEILVSI, encoded by the coding sequence ATGTCCCTTTTTAGTGCCATTCGGATGGCCAGCAATACCCTTCGGGCGGACCAGATCGCCCTGCAGGTGGCCGGCCAAAACATCGCCAACGCCGAAACTCCCGGTTACATTCGGGAGGAGGTTATCCTCAAGCCAGCGCCCATCCAGAAGCTGGGGGGGCTCCCCATGGGCCTCGGGGTTGAGGTGGCAGCCGTCATTCAGAAAATCGATCACTTTCTCGAAGAGCGACTGCGGGCGTCTGTGAGTGATCGGGCAGGAGCGGAAGTCCGCGAACAAACGTTCCACCAACTGGAGGGGCTCATCGGGGAGCTGAATGAAACCGACCTCAGCAGCGATCTCACACGTTTTTTCGCCAGTATCTCAGAGATCCTCAATCAGCCAGAGAGCACCTCTGCCAGGAATCTAGCTGTCCTCCAGGGACAGACCCTGACACAGAATATTCGGCGTCTTTATGAACGTGTTAATCAGGTACGCTCCGACCTCAATTCCAGAGTCGACGATATTGCCGATCGCATCAACAAACTTATTGAGGATATTCGGCGACTGAATATTCGCATTGCCGAGACCGAGGGTGGGGACGTTTCCCAGAGCGACGCGGTGGGTCTTCGGGACCAGCGGCTGCAGGACCTGGAAGAGCTGGCCAGCCTCATTGATATTCGCGTTGAGGAACAACCGAGTGGGGGCGTCGCTGTTTATTCCGGCGGTTTCTTTCTGGTCTATGAAGGCACAGCCCGACAGGTCTCAGTAGCTCGGCGGAGCGATCGCGGCCTTGCCATTTCCGAGATTCGCCTGGACGAAACGAACTCGCCTCTGGAAGTGAATTCCGGAGAGTTGCATGGACTTCTGGTTGCGCGCGACAGCATCCTCGGCGGTTTTCTCGACCAGCTCAACGAGTTCAGCGCCGCGCTCATCTCGGGCTTCAATCAGCTGTTTTCCAGTGGGCAGGGGCTCACCGGGTTTTCCACGGTCACCTCCACGAACGCTGTGGTGGCCAGCGATATCCCGCTGGACAGTGCCGGCTTGCCATTTCCCCCTCGCAACGGTTCGTTCCAGATACAGTTGTATAATACACAAACAGGAACAATAAGGACGTACACTATTCGGGTTGATTTATTGGGACATACTCCAAAGACGACACTTCAGGATATTGCCGACCAGATTAATGCCATAGACGGTCTCTCGGCATCGATCGATGCAGGCGGCAGGCTGACGATCCGGTCCACCTCCAGCGATCAGGTCTTCGCATTTGCCAACGACACGAGTGGTCTGCTCGCGGGGCTGGGCATCAACACGTTTTTCACCGGTAGCAACGCCGGGAATATCGGCATCAACCCTGTGGTGGCGAGTGATCCGAGCAAGTTCGCCGCAAGTCGAGGGGGCATTGGTGCGGACACTCAACTCGCAGAAGAACTTGCGGGATTCGGTGACAAACCTCTGGACGATTATGGCGGATTGAGCCTTCACGAACTTTATGATCGAATGGTTGCCGAAGTAACGCAGGGCTCAGCGATCGCCAAAGCAGAGGCCGATTCGGCGAGAACCTTCGAAAATACGCTGCGAGGTCAGAAACTGGCCGTTAGCGGCGTCAACCTCGACGAGGAAGTCGTCAAATTGATTGCTTACCAGCGACAGTTTCAGGTCTCAGCCCGTTTTATTAAAACACTCAACGATTTGATTGAAATTCTGGTGAGTATTTAA
- the flgN gene encoding flagellar export chaperone FlgN: MGTVWERELADFLNELITIQEQVLTYLREKRTCLANADAEGLAALVPRCEYIQSRLQQCLDRRGELLNKARQEGFSADNVRTLAESAGVSRAVSNRLAEAAHNMRLLQIHNLTNWMLNQRALMHLSQLIEIIATGGQRAPTYEKRGTPVCETPQGSLLDQSV; encoded by the coding sequence ATGGGCACAGTTTGGGAGCGTGAACTGGCTGACTTTCTCAACGAGTTGATCACGATTCAGGAACAGGTGCTGACGTATCTTCGGGAAAAGCGAACTTGCCTTGCCAACGCTGATGCGGAAGGCCTGGCCGCACTCGTTCCCCGGTGCGAATATATTCAGTCGCGCCTTCAACAGTGTTTGGATCGCCGGGGAGAACTCCTGAATAAAGCCCGCCAGGAAGGCTTTTCCGCTGACAATGTACGGACGCTGGCGGAATCGGCGGGAGTGAGCAGAGCCGTCTCGAACCGGCTTGCCGAAGCTGCCCATAATATGCGTCTTCTGCAAATTCACAATCTTACAAATTGGATGCTCAATCAAAGGGCTCTCATGCATCTTTCGCAATTGATAGAGATTATCGCGACCGGTGGCCAGCGTGCGCCGACATATGAAAAAAGGGGAACACCTGTCTGTGAGACTCCGCAGGGGAGCTTGCTCGATCAATCAGTTTGA
- a CDS encoding rod-binding protein, whose protein sequence is MLNTVSTRPALLSTPWTPASVAAQEALRSQGETFAAILERAANQSDSQFSPHRLSNEFSEVNTELANRPMDLTGDVEGTISHIPDGDEAKLKEVFEQFVGQTFFGLLLKEMRKSVPKTKYFHGGLAEDIFEQHLDMAVAEKLAQATGDRFAGPMYELFQLQRKSLR, encoded by the coding sequence ATGTTGAATACAGTTTCGACACGTCCGGCACTCTTATCCACTCCGTGGACTCCGGCCAGCGTCGCGGCTCAGGAGGCCCTCCGTTCCCAGGGAGAGACGTTTGCTGCGATTTTGGAGCGGGCGGCCAATCAGTCGGACAGCCAGTTCTCTCCGCACAGACTCTCTAACGAATTCAGCGAGGTCAATACTGAGTTGGCAAATCGGCCAATGGACCTGACTGGCGATGTGGAAGGCACCATCTCGCACATACCGGACGGTGATGAAGCCAAACTGAAGGAGGTTTTTGAGCAATTTGTGGGACAAACGTTCTTCGGACTGCTTCTTAAAGAAATGCGAAAATCCGTGCCTAAAACGAAATACTTCCATGGAGGATTGGCGGAGGATATTTTCGAACAGCATCTGGACATGGCCGTGGCGGAAAAACTGGCCCAGGCAACCGGTGACAGATTTGCCGGACCGATGTACGAGCTGTTCCAGCTCCAGCGAAAATCGTTGCGGTGA